GTGAGTCGCACCGGCAATATGAATAGGCTCGTTCGAAAAGCGATGTACTTCTTCCAGAACCAGCCTGTTTCGACCGTACTTTCCGACGAAGGCCTTGCCGCTGGAGGCACCGATGTCTATTGCGAGGAATCCTATCAACGATCTACACCCCGCCCCTTTAGGAACTGGTTCACTTCGCTTTCGGTTGGCATCGAGCTTGCTCCGCCATATCTTGTTGCAACGATCGCAGCCTCTGCGTTGGCAAAAGTGAGAATGCTTCCCAGATCTTTTTCGGTAAGATTACGCAGTTCGTCATCACTCATATTGTAGAGCCTCGAGATTACTGCGGCCATGAAAGAGTCTCCGCAGCCAGTGGTCTCGGCCACTTTCACCTTGAACCCATCTCTCTTGACAGAAGTCCTTCCGCGATAAACAGTGGATCCTCTGCTTCCGAGAGTAAGAAAGACGAGCGTGTCCGGTCTGACTTCGAGTCGAGACAGGGCCTCATCGAGATTGTCGCTGTCACATATATATAGCAGATCGTCGTCGCTGAGCTTGAGAATGTCGACTCTGGAGATGATGGCTTTGACTATGGCCCTGAATGAATCGTGATCTTCTATTGCGCTTCTTCGAATGTTGGGGTCGAATGAAGTCTTTACTCCTCTTGAGCTGAACCTTTCGAACAGCTCTAGATAAGTGGATGCCGACGGTTCTTCGAGGAGTACTATCGCACCAAAATGGAAAAGGGAGAAGTTCAGAGGGTCGATCTCTTCGATTTCTTCTGATTTGAGCGATAGATGGGCCGCATGATCCCAGTAGAATCTGAATTCCGGCTTCCCCTCGTCGTCCAGAGCCGCAAGGGCTATCGGTGTCTTCGTTCCTTGTTCTCTAATCACATAACCGGTCGATATACCAAGAGACTTAAGATACTCAAGAAGTGCGTTTCCAAACTCGTCCATGCCGATTTTGGCGAGAAATTCCATAGGAACTCCCAGTCTGTGAAGACCGACAGATATGTTGAAAGGTGCACCACCCGGTTTCTTTTCAAACAGGGTGGTGCCTTCCAGGCCTTTCATAGGTTCTCTAGAGATGAAATCGAAAAGGATTTCTCCGGAGCAAAGAACCGGTTTGGACCGATCACTCATAACTTGAAGTCCTCCTCGAATCTGTTGAGATCATCTGCCGGGAAACTGCCTTGAATGTACTCAGCTGCGATTTCGATCGGTAACGTGAGATCATGGACACCCAGCGAGATAAGCTTGTTCGCGCTCTCGATGTCCTTAATGCTGGCCGCAATGATTCTAGGGGCGTTTGAGTGCCAGTCGCCAATGTCGAGCATCTCTGTGATTCTCAAGTCGGGATCTATACCCGCCTTCTTCATTCTGTCGAAGTACACGGCCACATATTCAACCTCCATGCTGACCGCTGCGTAGTACTGTTGTAAAGTGTAGACGGCAGTAGCACAAACACCAACTCCAATATCGTTCAGCTGAGGGACGATAGTTGAAGCCTTCTGCGGATCCCAGGGCAGTTTGATCGTAAAGAATTCGGGATCGAAATCGCTTTTCTTTATGAATTCCTTCACCTTTTGAATCCAGTCGGTCGAAGAGATGCTGCCCTGAACGAAGTGTCTCTCGCCTGGGACCTTTGAGAGGAATTTCATTGCATCCATCAGACCCCATCCCGGCCTATCTCTCTTCAGAATTGTAGGATTCGTGGTGATTCCGGCAAAGACCGGCTGTTTAACGAGTTCAACACTCTTTTCGCAAATACCGTCAATGTATAGCATGATCAGGCTCCTTTCTTAAGTAACTTTATGTCTTGAAATGCAGTTTACTCTCCCAGAATCTGGTAATCAATACCTTTTATATCACAGAACTGTACCAGTTCCTCAACGAAATCGCCGTAGACACCGTGAGTGTGGTTGCACGGGTAGTATCTCAGGAAGGTTTCCATGTCCGTATCCAGCTTCACATAGGCATGCGGCCATTCGATCTGAACCTTCTCCGACAGCTTCTTTTCTTCGGCTTCGGAGAGCTTCATGAACTCTCCCGGTACTATTGTCATGATGTACTCGCCGTTCTGTCTTGCAAGCCTGGCCAGGGTAACTCTTCCCGGTGCCGCGAAGTGCTTTACGGCAGCTCCTCCGGCTGGGAAGTAGAAGTCCTCGGGGTACAGTTCTACGTGTTTGAGATTGTCTTCGGGATTCATCGATTTTCCTGCAAAATAGGTCGCGTGAGTGCCCGAGTTACAGAGATCGAGCAAGTTTTCTTCCTCGAAGTAATGCCTCACGTCTGCAAATAGAACCGGAGACTGAGCGATATGCTTGAAGATCTCCATGGTAAGAGCTCCATCCATATCTGTTTCTGTGGCTGCAACAATAGTCTCCTTTGGACCGTGCCAGTCGTACGGATCGTTAAGGAAGGCCTCTACTATGTCCATCGTTGCGTAGTTGTTTGTCATCTCGGGCTGACCTTTGAAACCCACAAAGTCCAGTTCGTACTCTTTTATGATACTGAGTGCAGCTTCATAAAGC
This window of the Mesotoga sp. UBA6090 genome carries:
- a CDS encoding carbohydrate kinase family protein, with the translated sequence MSDRSKPVLCSGEILFDFISREPMKGLEGTTLFEKKPGGAPFNISVGLHRLGVPMEFLAKIGMDEFGNALLEYLKSLGISTGYVIREQGTKTPIALAALDDEGKPEFRFYWDHAAHLSLKSEEIEEIDPLNFSLFHFGAIVLLEEPSASTYLELFERFSSRGVKTSFDPNIRRSAIEDHDSFRAIVKAIISRVDILKLSDDDLLYICDSDNLDEALSRLEVRPDTLVFLTLGSRGSTVYRGRTSVKRDGFKVKVAETTGCGDSFMAAVISRLYNMSDDELRNLTEKDLGSILTFANAEAAIVATRYGGASSMPTESEVNQFLKGRGVDR
- a CDS encoding transaldolase family protein, giving the protein MLYIDGICEKSVELVKQPVFAGITTNPTILKRDRPGWGLMDAMKFLSKVPGERHFVQGSISSTDWIQKVKEFIKKSDFDPEFFTIKLPWDPQKASTIVPQLNDIGVGVCATAVYTLQQYYAAVSMEVEYVAVYFDRMKKAGIDPDLRITEMLDIGDWHSNAPRIIAASIKDIESANKLISLGVHDLTLPIEIAAEYIQGSFPADDLNRFEEDFKL